A region of the Geitlerinema sp. PCC 9228 genome:
TATTGCCGTCGACCGCATGGAAATGGCAACTCCAGCAACGCGATTGCGCACGATTGTTAGCTACCAACGCCCCGAACAATCTATACCACCGACACAAATTGAGCTGATTGGCTTCGGAATGGAACGCAAACAAGTTTTATAGTGCCTAAAGCCTTAGATAAATTTAGGTAAATTGGTTGCGATCGCGTTCGTGCCCCAAAACCGCAAATACTTCCTGAGCCACAAACAACTCCAAAAAGTCGTAGTTAATCTTGCCCGCTTCCCCTTCTTGGTATAAAATCCGAATGGCAGCTTCGGTGGATAGAGCCCGCTTGTAAGGGCGATCGCCGGCCGTCAGGGCATCGTAAATATCGGCAATGGTCATAATTTGCGCTTGTATAGGAATATCGCTGGCACGCAAGCGTTGGGGATAACCACTACCATCAAGCTTTTCGTGGTGTGCGTAGGCAATTTGGGGAACGCCAGCCAAATCCTGGGTCCAAGGAATTTTCTTCAGGAAAGCATAGGTATGGATCACGTGGGATTCCATGTAGCGCCTCTCGGCTGCGGTCAGACTCCCCCGCCAAACCTGAAGTTGTTGCAATTCTTTCTCGCTGAGCAGCGGTTTTTCCACTCCATCTACATCGGTATATGTGTATTGGCTGAGTTCTTGCAGCAGCGCTAGGGGTTCTTCTCCTAGCACTTTCGGTTCGTTGGCTTCTAGCAACGCATCCCAGTAAGTGTCCAATTTTTGCAATTTTTCTAATAATTCCCCATCCAACTGCTGCAACTGCTGGCAGTGGTGGCAGTCACTATGGGAAGACTCGTGGCGATGTTGGGGATGTTCGATGAGGTGGCGAAATTTGCTCTGGGCACATTCCATCTCCAAAGTTCGCCTGACGGTGGCAAACCGCTGCCGAATCAGTTCTAGCTGTTTGGGATAGAGTTTTTTGGGTTTGGTGAGAATGGCTTCGGGAACGCCAACTTTGCCAAAATCGTGCAGCAAGGCGGCATAGCGAATTTCTTTTAACTGGCGATCGCTAAAATATAAACTACTTAAAGACCCCCAATGAATCTGGTTGGTCGCCTCCGCCAATCTGACACTCAACGCCGCCACCCGTTCCGAATGTCCGGAAGTACAGGGATCGCGGGATTCGATGGCTTGCACAGAAGCTTTGACAAAGCCTTCAAAAAGATGTTCGATACTCTCTTGCAGGTGATGTCTTTCAATGGAAACTGCTGCCTGGCTGGCAAGGGATTTGACCACCCGCTCATCCCATTCTGTATAGGGAAGGGTCACCTGTTCGGCATTTTCCAGGGTAACGGCAATATTGGGAGCAGTTTTGCGGTTAATCAGCTGAATGACCCCAATAATTTCTTTTTGCTGGTTCTGCATGGGTAAAACCAGCACCGATTTGGTTCGATAGCGGGTTTGACGGTCAAAACTGCGGTTGAGCTGAAAACACACATCCTCAGGGATTTGATAGGCATCTGGGATGTTGATGGTTTCTCCAGTTAGCGCCACGTATCCTGCCAAGCTATTGGGGTTGAGGGGAATGGAAAATTCTTGAAAGGTGAAATGCGCGCAAGAATCGTTTTGGATGATTTTAGAAGAAAGTTGCGCCTTGTCGCTGCGACGGTCTACCAGATAAACGCTGCCAGCATCGCTGCAAGTAATTTCGCGGCTTTTGGTGAGGATTAAATGCAGTAGCTCTGGTAAGTTTTCAGTACAAGAGAGAGCCGTACCAATGTCGAGCAGTTTTTCAATGAGTTCCGCTTGGCTGGATTCGTTAGTATTTGGAACTTCCCTGCGTAGTTGCAACACCTCGCAGGAATGCCATCGACTAGGGTGCTGGTCGTTGGTTTTAGCTGGCTTGCCCTGAGCTTTGGTTTCAGTGGTAAAGCCACTGTTTGTTTCCATGGCGATTTCACATTCCTTGATGCTTCCCTTGAGTGAACTTGCGGGTTTTTGCTGCCCTTTATGCAAAATTGATGCAGGAAAAATTGCTCGATGCACCCTAGCGCGATCGCACTGTCAATGGTCGTTTCCTTGATTACGAGAGTTGGGAAATGGTTTTGGCCAGGCTAAAATCTTTTTCTGTTAAGCCACCAGCGTCGTGACTGGTGAGGCTAATGGTGACTTGGTTATAGGAAATGGCAATATCTGGATGGTGTCCGGCTTGTTCGGCAGGTTCTACCAGTTTGTTGACAAACTCAATGGCTTCGACGAAATTATTAAATTTGAAAGCGCGCTGGATTTTATTGCCAGCTTGTTGCCATTGGGGAATTTCCTGTAGTTGCTTTTGGATATCCGATTCGCTAAGCAAGGTAGCCATGGTTTGCCTCCTTCGGTTGCTGTACAGTGGATAATTGGCGCAGATATAGCAATTATAGACCGAACGCGAGCGGCCATCTGGGAGATGCCTTTTTGCGAAGGCTTTTCAGGAAGATTGCCAGCTGGTTTCTAGAAAATGCTCCGTTCGTACTTTCATAGCTTAACCCGATCGCAAGGTTCCCTGGCAACCTCTACCGGGAAAATTCTTGGCTGGCAAACGGGTCCAATCTAGCTCCCTTACATAAAACTATCCGCTCCCACGCGGGAGAATGCTGCGGAAATCCCCAACATCCTCGTTGTGAGAGCGGTCTAGCGGGTCTTCAGACTGAACCAGACTGCCGGAAGGAACTCCTCACAGCCCGGATTTACAATCAACCAGTTTTCGGCATCCCGAGAAACTTGGCTGGGGAAATCAACGAGCCGATTTAGAGAACGGCTCCGGCGCACAGCCGGTTTACTTCAGTCTGATGACCCATGCGTTTACTACTGTCGTGCATGGGCATCACCTCCTTTTCCCCTGGACGGTTTTTGGATAGCGACTCAAACTGGCAACTAGCCTAACACACAATTGGGAAAATGGGTAGGGAATTTGGCGATCGCTTGGGCTTCTATTTGGCACCCAACCGTACCGTAGAGAACTTTCAATTATACTATATGAAAGGGATTTCGACCGTTAACTTTATGGAAATTATTTATACTCCCTTGTAGCATCTGGTCCGGTAGACAATCGGCACAATACCCTAGAAATAACCCATTTTTCTTGTCTGTTATCTTTGCTTCATTTTTCCTTGCTACCTATAAACTTGTTGCTACCTACAAACTTGGCACCCATCATGTATGCAAATCGTTGGCTATTGGAACTATTTGGATCTTTTGAGTTCTGGGGGCAACGGTGGGACAACTCCTTTATCCCCCACGGTCACTGTTTCCTGTGGAAACCGGAGTTGGTTGGTTTGCACGTCACCTCCGACCTACTGACCGCCGTTTCCTACTACAGCATTTCTCTACTGCTGCTGTATTTGATTTACCGGCGCTCGGACCTGCCATTTGAGAATATTTTCTGGTTGTTTGCCGCCTTTATCTTTTGTTGCGGCACCACCCATTTATTTGCCGCTTGGACCCTGTGGCAACCCATTTATTGGATCGAAGGTGCGGTCAAAGCTATAACCGCCGGCGTCTCCGTATGGACCGCTTTGGTAGTCATTCCTTTAATTCCCCAAGCACTGAATTTACCAAGTCCGGAACAATTGCGCGAAGCCAATCGCCAATTAGAAGCAGAAATTCGCGATCGCCGCGAGACCGAAAAGGAACTCCGCCAAACTCAAGAACGCTTCGATCTGGCCATGCAGGGAGCCAAGGATGGCTGGTGGTCGTGGGATATGGCCACCCATACCGCCTATTTTTCCCCCAGCTGGCAACAAATTTTGGGATTTACCGCCGCAGAACTTCCCCAAGACTTATCCAGTTGGCAACAAATGCTGCATCCCGACGACCGGGAACCAGTTGTTAAGAACGTTCAACGCTACCTAGCCGGAGAAACCGCAACCTGCGAGGGGGAATTTCGCCTGCGACATCGAGACGGTTCCTATCGCTGGGTTTTCGGTCGTGGCGTGGCTTCCTTTGACGAAAACCACCGCGCCTATCGCTTGGCTGGGTCTGCCATCGACATTACCCCCCTCAAACAATCGCAACAAGCCCTCGAAACCGCCAAAGAAGAGCTGGAAAACAACTATCGCCTGCTACAAGCCATTGTAGAAGGAACCGCCGATATCATTTCTTTGAAAAATCCCCAAGGTCGTCACTTGCTGGTGAACTCCACCCTCGCCTCCCTACTGCAGCGACCCATTTCAGAAATCGTCGGTCAGGATATCCGCGCCTTCCAACCCGAAGAGCTGGCAGAAAGCATTTTAGCAAGCGATCGCCGGGTGGTGGAAACTGGCGAAACCGAAACCTTAGAAGAAAATCTCTACGTGCATGGTACCTACCGCACCTATTTAACCACCAAAAGTGCCTTTCTCAACGCCGAAGGGGAACCGGTGGGATGCATTTGTATTTCCCGGGATATTAGCGATCGCAAACAGGTGCAAGCCGAACTTTACCGAGAGCGGGAATTTCTCAATACCATTTTAGAAAACATCAGCGATGGTATCGTCGCCTGCAACGCCGAAGGAAAAATTACCCTGTTCAACCGCGCCACCCGCCAACTGCACGGATTGCCGGAAAAACCCCTACCCCCCGAACAGTGGAGCCAGTATTACAACTTGTACTTCCCCGACGGGGAAACCCCCATGCCTACCTCCGAAATCCCCTTGTATCGGGCATTGCAAGGGGAAACCTTCCGGGATGTAGAAATCGCGATCGCGGCCAAAAACGGAGAAATGCGGTGGTTGCTAGCCAGTGGTTCCCCCCTGTTAGACCTAGACGGCCAGCAAATTGGTGCCCTTGCCACCTTGCACGACATTACCGAACGCAAGCAAGCAGAAAAAGTGCTGCGACAGACCAACGAAGAACTGGAACAGCGCGTACAAGAACGAACCGCCAACCTGCAACAAGAAATTGAAGAACGCAAACAGGCAGAAGCCGCGCGCCGGCAAAGCGAAGAACGCCTGCAAGCAATTTTACACTATGCCCCCACGGCCATTTATCTTAAAGATACCCAAGGTCGCTACCTGCTGGCTAATCCCCAAGCTGCCGCCTTATTCGATACCACCCCAGAAGCCATGGTGGGCAAAACCGACTGCGATTTGGTTCCCCCTGTGGTTGCCAACCGTTGCGGCAGGAGCGATCGCTTGATTTTCCAGCAGCAAACCGCCATCAAACAGGAAGAGAACATCCCCCTCAAAGGCGGCTGGCGCACCTACATGTCCATTAAATTCCCCCTATTCAACGAAAACGGCACCCCCTACGCCATTTGTGGCATGTCCAACGATATTACCGACCGCAAGCAAGCCGAAGCGGAAAAACACAAAATGGCGGCGTTGATTGAAAGCAGTTCCGACTTTGTGGCTATGGCTACCCTGGAAGGCAGACCCTTTTTTATCAACCAAGCCGGTCGCGAGTTGGTGGGATTGGATAGCGTTGAAGCCGTACAGCAAATTCACATCAAAGATACCCATCCGCCCCAAGATTACGAAAAAATTAAGCAAGAAATTCTCCCAGAAGTGAAAAAGGAAGGCAAATGGGAAGGAGAACTACATTTTTGCCATCTCAAAACTGGAGAACATATTCCCGTTCACTTTAATATCTTTATGGTACGGGATCCGGAAAACGGTTCCCCCCTCGCTTTGGCCACTGTCAGCCGCGACATCCGCGATCGCAAGCGTGCAGAAGCCGAACTGCGCCGTTCGGAACAACGATATCGCGATTTAGCCGCCAGAGAGCAACTGTTCAACCGTCTGGCCAATCAAATTCGAAGTTCTCTGGAATTGGACACCATTTTGCAAACGGCGGTGAGCGAAATTCGCCAAATCCTGGAGTTGGATCGCTGTCGGTTTTTGTGGTACTACCCACAGGCACTCACCCCTTTTGCCGAAGTCGTTCGCGAAGCACAAAATGCTGATTTGCCCTCTGCAATTGGCGTTCAATACGAGCTCAACGAGCAAATTGCTTTTTTAACCACACCCCTGTTAAATTTAGAAGTCTTTTGCCTCGAAGATGCGGAAGCCATCGAAAACGAAGCCGAACGTGGGTTTTTCCGTCAAGTGAATTACCGATCGCTCGTGCTGGTACCGGTACATACACCAAATGGTGAGATTTTTGGCTTTATTAGCTGCGGTCACACCGACCAACCCCGTCCTTGGCGCAACGGGGAAATCAAACTGTTGCGGGGAGTTGCCGGCCAAATCGCGATCGCGGTGGAACAAGCCAACCTATACAAACGTAGCCTTCAAGAAGCCCAACGCGCCCAACAACGCGCCCAGGAACTTTCCCAAGCCCTACAAGAACTCAAACGTACCCAAAGCCAGCTGGTACAAAGCGAAAAAATGGCCTCTTTGGGGCAATTGGTGGCGGGAATTGCCCATGAAATCAACAATCCAGTTAGCTTTATCCAGGGCAATATCGCACCGGCAACCGACTATGCCCGGGATTTGCTGCAATTGGTGCAACTCTACCAGCAACACGAAGAACAACCCCATCCCGCGATTCAAGAATTTGCCGAAAGCATTGACTTGGAATTTCTGCGGGAAGATTTTCCCGAGTTGCTAGCTTCCATGCAAATGGGGGCTTCTCGCATTCGC
Encoded here:
- a CDS encoding HD family phosphohydrolase; protein product: METNSGFTTETKAQGKPAKTNDQHPSRWHSCEVLQLRREVPNTNESSQAELIEKLLDIGTALSCTENLPELLHLILTKSREITCSDAGSVYLVDRRSDKAQLSSKIIQNDSCAHFTFQEFSIPLNPNSLAGYVALTGETINIPDAYQIPEDVCFQLNRSFDRQTRYRTKSVLVLPMQNQQKEIIGVIQLINRKTAPNIAVTLENAEQVTLPYTEWDERVVKSLASQAAVSIERHHLQESIEHLFEGFVKASVQAIESRDPCTSGHSERVAALSVRLAEATNQIHWGSLSSLYFSDRQLKEIRYAALLHDFGKVGVPEAILTKPKKLYPKQLELIRQRFATVRRTLEMECAQSKFRHLIEHPQHRHESSHSDCHHCQQLQQLDGELLEKLQKLDTYWDALLEANEPKVLGEEPLALLQELSQYTYTDVDGVEKPLLSEKELQQLQVWRGSLTAAERRYMESHVIHTYAFLKKIPWTQDLAGVPQIAYAHHEKLDGSGYPQRLRASDIPIQAQIMTIADIYDALTAGDRPYKRALSTEAAIRILYQEGEAGKINYDFLELFVAQEVFAVLGHERDRNQFT
- a CDS encoding 4a-hydroxytetrahydrobiopterin dehydratase, which encodes MATLLSESDIQKQLQEIPQWQQAGNKIQRAFKFNNFVEAIEFVNKLVEPAEQAGHHPDIAISYNQVTISLTSHDAGGLTEKDFSLAKTISQLS
- a CDS encoding PAS domain S-box protein, whose amino-acid sequence is MYANRWLLELFGSFEFWGQRWDNSFIPHGHCFLWKPELVGLHVTSDLLTAVSYYSISLLLLYLIYRRSDLPFENIFWLFAAFIFCCGTTHLFAAWTLWQPIYWIEGAVKAITAGVSVWTALVVIPLIPQALNLPSPEQLREANRQLEAEIRDRRETEKELRQTQERFDLAMQGAKDGWWSWDMATHTAYFSPSWQQILGFTAAELPQDLSSWQQMLHPDDREPVVKNVQRYLAGETATCEGEFRLRHRDGSYRWVFGRGVASFDENHRAYRLAGSAIDITPLKQSQQALETAKEELENNYRLLQAIVEGTADIISLKNPQGRHLLVNSTLASLLQRPISEIVGQDIRAFQPEELAESILASDRRVVETGETETLEENLYVHGTYRTYLTTKSAFLNAEGEPVGCICISRDISDRKQVQAELYREREFLNTILENISDGIVACNAEGKITLFNRATRQLHGLPEKPLPPEQWSQYYNLYFPDGETPMPTSEIPLYRALQGETFRDVEIAIAAKNGEMRWLLASGSPLLDLDGQQIGALATLHDITERKQAEKVLRQTNEELEQRVQERTANLQQEIEERKQAEAARRQSEERLQAILHYAPTAIYLKDTQGRYLLANPQAAALFDTTPEAMVGKTDCDLVPPVVANRCGRSDRLIFQQQTAIKQEENIPLKGGWRTYMSIKFPLFNENGTPYAICGMSNDITDRKQAEAEKHKMAALIESSSDFVAMATLEGRPFFINQAGRELVGLDSVEAVQQIHIKDTHPPQDYEKIKQEILPEVKKEGKWEGELHFCHLKTGEHIPVHFNIFMVRDPENGSPLALATVSRDIRDRKRAEAELRRSEQRYRDLAAREQLFNRLANQIRSSLELDTILQTAVSEIRQILELDRCRFLWYYPQALTPFAEVVREAQNADLPSAIGVQYELNEQIAFLTTPLLNLEVFCLEDAEAIENEAERGFFRQVNYRSLVLVPVHTPNGEIFGFISCGHTDQPRPWRNGEIKLLRGVAGQIAIAVEQANLYKRSLQEAQRAQQRAQELSQALQELKRTQSQLVQSEKMASLGQLVAGIAHEINNPVSFIQGNIAPATDYARDLLQLVQLYQQHEEQPHPAIQEFAESIDLEFLREDFPELLASMQMGASRIREIVKSLKTFSRLDEAECKEIDIHESIDSTLTILGNRLKATSQHPEIQVVTEYDPQLASVECYPGQLNQVFMNLLANAIDAIEEKYSSKDAAQVPSEPPQLQVRTQKTPQQTARIEIIDNGIGIEESKQQQLFDPFFTTKPVGQGTGMGLSISYSIVVEKHQGQLYCSSQPGVGTQFAIELPLQLATDCC